One Mycobacteroides salmoniphilum DNA segment encodes these proteins:
- a CDS encoding permease encodes MAGSGEVRPAGKESFWARWRGRVIGVIALLLALVAVYFALSAFIPRWWAQRIADMSGHGSFSKGIGSGLTLGLLCTGIPLLLALWAFLLRGRRGGKFFAGVLTLLAVIVAVPNLMTLTIVFGTSNSAHAGERVLDVEAPGFRGATAIGAIVALLIVLVVVYFVVRNWRRRVKVEKQQVRDAAAVTEGPTAE; translated from the coding sequence ATGGCTGGGAGCGGCGAGGTAAGGCCTGCGGGCAAAGAGTCGTTCTGGGCGAGATGGCGCGGGCGCGTGATCGGGGTCATCGCTCTGCTACTGGCGCTGGTGGCGGTGTACTTCGCGTTGTCGGCTTTCATCCCGCGCTGGTGGGCGCAACGCATCGCCGACATGTCCGGTCACGGCAGTTTCAGCAAGGGAATTGGCAGCGGGCTCACGCTCGGGCTGTTGTGCACCGGCATACCGCTATTGCTCGCGCTGTGGGCGTTTTTGCTGCGGGGCCGCCGCGGTGGGAAGTTCTTCGCCGGGGTGTTGACGCTGCTCGCCGTGATTGTCGCGGTGCCCAACCTGATGACCCTGACGATCGTGTTCGGCACCAGTAATTCCGCACATGCCGGAGAGCGAGTGCTCGATGTCGAGGCACCGGGATTCCGCGGAGCGACAGCCATCGGGGCGATCGTCGCGTTGTTGATCGTGCTGGTTGTCGTGTACTTCGTCGTGCGCAACTGGCGACGGCGCGTGAAGGTCGAGAAGCAGCAGGTCCGTGACGCTGCCGCCGTGACGGAAGGTCCTACGGCCGAATAA
- the thrC gene encoding threonine synthase has protein sequence MTVHTPWPGLIAAYRDRLPIGENWQPVTLREGGTPLLPAARLSELTGCTVHLKVEGLNPTGSFKDRGMTMAVTDALARGQRAVLCASTGNTSASAAAYAAKAGITCAVLIPQGKIAMGKLAQAVIHGARIIQVDGNFDDCLELARKTTADYPTIALVNSVNPVRIEGQKTAAFEIMDALGTAPDIHALPVGNAGNITAYWRGYNEYYRDGLSDRLPKMLGAQAAGAAPLVNGAPVANPETIATAIRIGSPASWSGAVAAQQESGGKFLAVTDEEILSAYRLVASSEGVFVEPASAASIAGLLKSVADGWVPKGSTVVCTVTGNGLKDPDNALSGMPEVTPIPVQASAVAEALELA, from the coding sequence GTGACCGTTCACACCCCTTGGCCCGGCCTCATCGCGGCGTACCGGGACCGCCTCCCGATCGGAGAGAACTGGCAGCCCGTGACCCTGCGTGAGGGCGGCACTCCGCTGCTACCCGCGGCACGCCTGTCCGAGCTCACCGGTTGCACGGTGCATTTGAAGGTCGAAGGGCTCAACCCCACCGGTTCGTTCAAGGACCGTGGCATGACCATGGCGGTCACCGACGCACTGGCTCGCGGCCAGCGTGCGGTGCTGTGCGCCTCGACCGGGAACACCTCCGCCTCCGCCGCCGCGTATGCCGCCAAGGCGGGCATCACCTGTGCGGTGTTGATCCCGCAGGGCAAGATCGCGATGGGCAAGCTGGCCCAGGCCGTCATCCATGGCGCCCGGATCATCCAGGTGGACGGGAACTTTGACGACTGTCTGGAGCTGGCGCGCAAGACCACCGCGGACTACCCGACCATCGCCCTGGTGAACTCCGTGAACCCGGTGCGCATCGAGGGGCAGAAGACCGCGGCCTTCGAGATCATGGATGCCCTCGGCACGGCCCCCGATATTCACGCACTGCCGGTCGGCAACGCGGGCAACATCACCGCGTACTGGCGCGGCTACAACGAGTACTACCGCGATGGTCTGTCGGACCGGCTGCCCAAGATGCTCGGCGCACAGGCCGCGGGTGCGGCGCCACTGGTCAACGGGGCACCGGTCGCCAACCCCGAGACCATTGCCACCGCAATCCGTATCGGATCGCCGGCGTCGTGGTCGGGTGCTGTTGCTGCACAACAGGAGTCGGGTGGCAAGTTCTTGGCCGTCACCGATGAGGAGATTCTCAGCGCCTACCGGTTGGTCGCCTCCAGTGAGGGCGTGTTCGTGGAGCCCGCGTCGGCGGCCAGCATTGCGGGCTTGCTGAAATCGGTTGCCGACGGCTGGGTTCCGAAGGGCTCCACCGTGGTCTGCACCGTGACGGGGAACGGCCTGAAGGATCCCGATAACGCCTTGAGTGGAATGCCCGAGGTGACTCCCATTCCGGTGCAGGCGAGCGCGGTCGCCGAGGCGCTGGAACTCGCGTGA
- a CDS encoding MFS transporter, which yields MTAVVDSRAQPASPVSPRVRRGAIFALAVGGFGIGTTEFVAMGLLPNIAHGLGVTEPEAGHVISAYALGVVVGAPVIAALTARASRRTLLIALMIAFTIGNAATMFAPGYAPLILSRFISGLPHGAYFGVAALVAAHLAGPGERAKAVGQTMLGLSVANVVGVPVATWLGNTVGWRSAFAVVAVIGLITIGALLKFLPGLTDMKITNPLTELGALRRVQVWFTLLIGIVGFGGMFAFYTYISTTLTSVAGLPKAAVPLALALYGIGMVTGNVLGGWMADRSVVRAIAVSLVLVAVMLVVFVVVSGNIWAALVLVFAVGVAGTSLVPALQTRLMDVADDAQTLAAALNHSALNMANAGGAWLGGLVIAAGYGYRAPSLVGAVLAVAGLGVLALSLLYARRRPIALAAD from the coding sequence ATGACTGCCGTTGTCGATTCGCGCGCACAGCCCGCATCGCCGGTGTCGCCGCGAGTGCGCCGGGGCGCCATCTTCGCGCTGGCCGTAGGTGGATTCGGCATTGGGACAACAGAATTCGTCGCAATGGGGCTGCTTCCCAATATCGCGCACGGTTTGGGTGTCACCGAGCCGGAAGCGGGGCATGTCATCAGTGCCTACGCGCTGGGTGTCGTCGTCGGTGCGCCGGTGATTGCAGCGCTCACCGCCCGTGCATCGCGTAGGACACTGCTCATCGCGCTCATGATCGCCTTCACCATCGGCAATGCCGCCACCATGTTCGCGCCCGGCTACGCGCCGCTGATTTTGTCCAGGTTCATCTCGGGCCTGCCGCACGGCGCGTACTTCGGCGTGGCGGCCCTGGTGGCCGCCCACCTCGCCGGTCCGGGGGAACGCGCCAAGGCCGTGGGCCAGACGATGCTGGGGCTGTCGGTGGCCAATGTCGTGGGGGTTCCCGTGGCCACCTGGCTGGGCAACACCGTGGGCTGGCGGTCGGCGTTCGCCGTCGTCGCGGTCATCGGACTGATCACGATCGGGGCATTGCTCAAGTTCCTGCCGGGGCTGACGGATATGAAAATCACGAATCCGCTGACCGAGCTCGGCGCGTTGCGTCGCGTGCAGGTGTGGTTCACCCTGCTCATCGGCATCGTGGGCTTCGGCGGCATGTTCGCCTTCTACACCTACATCAGCACCACGCTCACCAGCGTCGCCGGACTGCCCAAGGCTGCCGTCCCGCTGGCGTTGGCGCTCTACGGAATCGGCATGGTCACGGGAAACGTGCTGGGCGGGTGGATGGCGGACCGCAGTGTGGTCCGGGCCATCGCCGTCAGCCTGGTGCTGGTCGCGGTGATGCTGGTGGTTTTCGTGGTGGTATCCGGAAACATTTGGGCCGCACTGGTGCTGGTGTTCGCGGTAGGAGTTGCGGGAACGTCACTGGTGCCCGCGCTGCAGACCCGACTGATGGATGTGGCCGATGACGCACAGACGCTGGCCGCCGCGCTGAATCACTCGGCACTCAACATGGCCAACGCCGGCGGGGCGTGGCTCGGTGGTCTGGTCATCGCCGCCGGGTACGGCTACCGCGCGCCGTCTCTTGTCGGCGCGGTGTTGGCGGTCGCGGGGCTCGGAGTGCTCGCGTTGTCGCTGTTGTACGCCCGGCGGCGGCCCATCGCGCTGGCAGCAGACTGA
- a CDS encoding YdcF family protein, translated as MEGALITRWTTAMVVSAVLTLSTPATTSAEPMAMGKDFSKPAVVILGYGLKPDGSMRDKLYQRVATGRAIANMFPNSFIIVTGGNPQNGVSEAEQMRNMLVGLGYPSDRIVVEPRANSTVQNAQFSVPLAKQAGASGIILVTNSTHQQRADRNFADAGGNVLATASFPDGNAPTNIGQFMRDIISPFR; from the coding sequence TTGGAGGGCGCATTGATCACTCGATGGACGACCGCGATGGTCGTCAGCGCTGTCCTTACGCTGAGTACTCCCGCGACGACGAGCGCCGAACCCATGGCGATGGGCAAGGACTTCTCGAAACCGGCGGTCGTCATCCTCGGATATGGGCTCAAGCCCGACGGCTCCATGCGGGACAAGCTCTATCAGCGAGTCGCGACCGGTAGGGCGATCGCCAACATGTTCCCGAATTCATTCATCATCGTCACGGGCGGCAACCCGCAGAACGGCGTGTCGGAGGCCGAGCAGATGCGCAATATGCTTGTCGGCCTGGGATATCCGTCCGACCGGATCGTGGTGGAGCCGCGCGCCAACAGCACAGTGCAGAACGCGCAGTTCTCCGTTCCGCTGGCCAAGCAGGCCGGCGCCTCCGGAATCATTCTGGTGACGAACTCGACCCACCAGCAGCGTGCAGACAGGAACTTCGCCGATGCGGGCGGCAATGTGCTGGCCACCGCGAGCTTCCCTGACGGGAATGCGCCCACCAATATCGGTCAGTTCATGCGCGACATCATCAGCCCATTCCGCTGA
- the lysA gene encoding diaminopimelate decarboxylase, with translation MSAHPAGPRHAEGEQHTAMTSAPPANPTELAPNVWPRNASRGTSGEVTLAGLAVSELAEKYGTPLFVIDEDDFRSRCRDMAAAFGGAARVHYASKAFLCTEIARWIKDEGLGLDVCSAGELAIALRAEFPPERIALHGNNKSEAELAQAVQAGVGHIVVDSMIEIERLDAIAGSAGVVQDVLVRVTVGVEAHTHEFISTAHEDQKFGLSLAGGQALEAVRRVFGTDNLRLVGLHSHIGSQIFDVDGFEVAAHRVIGLLRDVVAEFGTEKTAQLNIIDLGGGLGISYVPSDDPPPIGDLAAKLGVIVRTESALVGLPEPRLVIEPGRAIAGPGTVTLYRVGTTKDVILSNGQRRYVSVDGGMSDNIRTSLYQAEYHPQLVSRDSDVAPVLSRVVGKHCESGDIVVRDAWLPEDVAPGDLLAVAATGAYCYSMSSRYNLLTRPAVIAVKDGEARLILRRETVEDLVSLEVSE, from the coding sequence GTGAGCGCACACCCGGCAGGCCCCCGCCACGCAGAAGGGGAACAGCACACCGCCATGACCAGTGCACCACCGGCCAACCCGACCGAGTTGGCACCGAACGTATGGCCCCGCAATGCTTCTCGCGGTACGAGCGGTGAGGTTACCCTCGCGGGCCTAGCCGTTTCCGAGCTCGCCGAGAAGTACGGAACGCCGCTATTCGTCATCGACGAGGACGATTTCCGTTCACGCTGCCGGGATATGGCGGCCGCGTTCGGTGGCGCCGCGCGTGTGCACTATGCCTCGAAGGCGTTCCTGTGCACCGAGATCGCGCGTTGGATCAAAGACGAGGGGCTGGGCCTCGATGTCTGCTCGGCAGGTGAGCTGGCCATCGCGCTGCGTGCCGAGTTCCCTCCGGAGCGGATCGCGCTGCACGGTAACAACAAATCCGAGGCCGAACTCGCGCAAGCGGTGCAGGCCGGTGTTGGGCACATCGTCGTCGATTCGATGATCGAGATCGAACGGCTGGATGCGATCGCGGGCAGCGCCGGTGTGGTGCAAGACGTTCTGGTGCGCGTCACCGTCGGTGTCGAGGCACACACCCATGAGTTCATCTCTACCGCGCACGAGGACCAGAAGTTCGGATTGTCCCTCGCCGGTGGGCAGGCGCTGGAGGCCGTGCGTCGCGTTTTCGGCACCGACAACCTGCGACTGGTCGGGTTGCACAGCCACATTGGTTCGCAGATCTTCGATGTCGATGGGTTCGAGGTTGCCGCGCATCGGGTGATCGGGCTGCTGCGTGATGTGGTCGCCGAGTTCGGCACCGAGAAGACCGCGCAGCTCAACATCATTGACCTCGGCGGTGGCCTCGGTATCAGTTATGTGCCTTCCGACGATCCGCCCCCCATCGGGGATCTGGCGGCCAAGCTCGGTGTGATCGTGCGCACCGAGTCGGCGCTGGTCGGTCTGCCCGAGCCGCGTTTGGTGATCGAGCCGGGCCGGGCCATCGCCGGCCCCGGCACCGTCACGCTGTACCGGGTGGGCACTACCAAGGACGTGATTCTGTCCAACGGTCAGCGCCGCTATGTAAGCGTCGACGGCGGGATGAGTGACAACATCCGCACCTCGTTGTATCAGGCCGAGTACCACCCGCAGCTGGTTTCCCGCGACAGCGATGTGGCTCCGGTGCTGTCCCGGGTGGTCGGAAAGCACTGCGAAAGCGGCGATATCGTGGTTAGAGACGCGTGGCTGCCCGAGGACGTGGCGCCCGGAGATCTGCTGGCGGTCGCCGCGACGGGCGCGTACTGCTACTCGATGTCCAGTCGGTACAACCTGCTGACCCGTCCGGCGGTCATCGCCGTCAAGGACGGGGAGGCGCGGCTGATCCTGCGGCGCGAGACCGTCGAGGATTTGGTGAGTTTGGAGGTAAGTGAATGA
- a CDS encoding homoserine dehydrogenase, with the protein MSDAIGVAILGLGNVGSEVARIIESSASDLAARIGAPLEIRGIGVRRVADDRGVPVDLLTDDIDALVSRDDVDIVVELMGPVEPARRGILGALNAGKSVVTANKALLAQSAGELAEAAERARVDLYFEAAVAGAIPVIRPLTQSLAGDSVIRVSGIVNGTTNYILSAMDNTGAGYDTALAEAGELGYAEADPTADVEGYDAAAKAAILASIAFHTRVSADDVYREGITKISADDFESARALRCTIKLLSICERITDKEGRHRVSARVYPALVPLTHPLASVNGAFNAVFVEAEAAGELMFYGQGAGGAPTASAVLGDLVMAARNRVQGGRGPLESRYAQLPIAPIGLIPTRYYVRMRVADKPGVLATVATEFAKREVSIATVRQEGEVDETGARLVVLTHKATDAALSETVAALADLDVVLGVASVIRLEGTQE; encoded by the coding sequence ATGAGTGATGCGATAGGCGTAGCGATCCTGGGCCTGGGCAATGTCGGTAGCGAGGTAGCGCGGATCATCGAAAGCAGCGCGAGTGATCTCGCGGCCCGCATCGGTGCCCCGCTGGAGATCCGCGGAATCGGTGTGCGCCGTGTTGCCGACGACCGTGGTGTCCCGGTGGACCTGCTCACCGACGATATCGACGCCCTGGTTTCGCGGGATGACGTTGACATTGTCGTCGAGCTCATGGGCCCGGTGGAACCCGCACGGCGCGGCATCCTGGGTGCGCTCAACGCGGGTAAGTCGGTGGTCACCGCCAACAAGGCGCTGTTGGCCCAGTCTGCCGGTGAGCTCGCCGAGGCCGCCGAAAGAGCAAGAGTCGACCTTTATTTCGAGGCCGCCGTGGCGGGAGCCATTCCCGTCATCCGTCCCCTGACTCAATCGTTGGCCGGAGATTCGGTGATCCGGGTGTCCGGGATCGTCAACGGCACCACCAACTACATCCTGTCCGCCATGGACAACACCGGTGCCGGCTACGACACGGCACTGGCCGAGGCGGGGGAGCTCGGGTACGCCGAGGCCGACCCGACCGCCGATGTCGAGGGCTACGACGCCGCCGCGAAGGCCGCCATTCTCGCGTCCATCGCCTTCCATACCCGGGTCAGTGCCGACGACGTGTATCGCGAGGGCATCACGAAGATCAGTGCCGACGATTTCGAGTCCGCGCGTGCCCTGCGCTGCACCATCAAGTTGTTGTCCATCTGCGAGCGGATCACTGATAAGGAAGGGCGCCATCGTGTTTCGGCGCGAGTGTATCCGGCGCTGGTACCGCTGACCCACCCGCTGGCAAGTGTGAATGGGGCATTCAACGCCGTCTTCGTCGAGGCGGAGGCCGCCGGCGAGCTCATGTTCTACGGACAGGGCGCCGGCGGTGCACCGACCGCGTCCGCAGTACTAGGAGATTTGGTGATGGCAGCACGCAACCGCGTCCAGGGAGGTCGCGGGCCTTTGGAGTCCAGGTACGCACAGCTGCCCATCGCCCCGATCGGGCTCATTCCGACGCGTTACTACGTGCGGATGCGGGTCGCCGACAAGCCGGGCGTGCTGGCCACCGTTGCCACCGAATTCGCTAAGCGCGAGGTCAGCATCGCCACCGTCAGGCAGGAGGGCGAGGTCGACGAGACGGGCGCCCGGCTGGTGGTGCTCACCCACAAGGCGACAGACGCTGCGCTCTCGGAAACCGTTGCCGCACTTGCCGATCTCGACGTGGTGCTGGGTGTCGCGAGTGTCATCCGGCTGGAAGGAACACAAGAGTGA
- a CDS encoding cytochrome P450 has product MEGDVTEASTIDRDADTPEPIAPPLVTLPKLAQGIAFVASRRWTTSRLAKKYGKVYTINIPKFGYTVVVADPDLTRQVFTTSTEILGNIQPNLSQQLGPGSVFALERNEHRHRRKLLAPKFHGKAMIQYEQIIEEETLRECGSWPEGQQFETMEPMMRITLNAILRAVFGADGAELDELRELIPPWVVLASLTTRVPQPKHDYGRFSPWGRLKTYRARYDEVIALLIDKALAATDFEDRTDILALLLRSTYDDGTTMSRSDVCDELLTLLAAGHETTATTLAWAFERITRHPRVLSRLAEEAQTESGEYRQATILEVQRSRPVIDFAGRHVLAPYVDIGPYRIPQGHSLVVSINLMHDDPAAFPNPGRFDPERFTDAKPGNSWVPYGGGTRRCVGAAFANMEMDIVLRTVLRHFTIETTTAPNEKWHSRGVASCPKNNGLMTVRRR; this is encoded by the coding sequence GTGGAGGGTGACGTGACCGAGGCCTCAACCATCGATCGAGACGCCGATACACCCGAGCCGATCGCTCCCCCGCTCGTGACACTTCCCAAGCTGGCCCAGGGCATCGCCTTCGTGGCCTCACGGCGCTGGACCACGAGCAGGCTGGCCAAGAAGTACGGCAAGGTCTACACCATCAATATCCCCAAGTTCGGGTACACGGTCGTGGTGGCCGACCCGGATCTCACCCGGCAGGTGTTCACCACCAGCACCGAGATTCTGGGCAATATCCAGCCCAACCTCAGCCAGCAGCTCGGACCCGGATCGGTCTTCGCGTTGGAACGCAACGAACACCGGCACCGCCGTAAGTTGCTCGCACCGAAGTTCCACGGCAAGGCCATGATTCAGTACGAGCAGATCATCGAGGAAGAGACTCTGCGCGAGTGTGGGTCATGGCCCGAGGGTCAGCAGTTCGAAACCATGGAACCGATGATGCGGATCACGCTCAACGCCATCCTGCGCGCGGTCTTCGGCGCCGACGGAGCCGAGCTGGATGAGCTGCGCGAACTGATCCCGCCGTGGGTGGTGCTGGCCTCTCTGACGACTCGTGTGCCGCAGCCCAAGCATGACTATGGGCGTTTCAGTCCGTGGGGCCGGTTGAAGACCTACCGTGCGCGCTACGACGAAGTGATCGCACTCCTCATCGATAAGGCCCTCGCCGCAACGGATTTCGAGGATCGCACCGATATCCTGGCCCTGCTGTTGCGTTCCACCTACGACGACGGCACCACCATGTCGCGCAGCGATGTCTGCGACGAGCTACTCACCCTGCTGGCAGCCGGCCACGAGACCACCGCCACCACACTCGCGTGGGCTTTCGAACGGATCACCCGGCACCCTCGGGTGCTGTCGCGCCTCGCCGAGGAGGCTCAGACCGAGAGCGGCGAATACCGTCAGGCGACAATCCTTGAGGTACAACGCAGTCGGCCGGTCATCGACTTCGCAGGCCGCCACGTGCTGGCACCGTACGTCGACATCGGGCCGTATCGCATCCCGCAGGGCCACTCCCTCGTCGTGAGTATCAACCTCATGCACGATGACCCGGCCGCCTTCCCCAACCCGGGACGATTCGACCCCGAGCGCTTCACAGACGCCAAGCCCGGCAACTCGTGGGTGCCCTACGGCGGCGGTACCCGGCGCTGTGTCGGGGCTGCGTTCGCCAACATGGAGATGGACATCGTGCTGCGGACCGTGCTGCGGCACTTCACCATTGAAACCACGACGGCACCCAACGAAAAGTGGCACTCACGCGGGGTCGCCTCGTGCCCGAAGAACAACGGACTCATGACGGTGCGGCGCCGCTGA
- the argS gene encoding arginine--tRNA ligase, producing the protein MTPVDLADLLRSTATTVLDERGLDTSALPATVTVERPRNPEHGDYATNVALQVAKKVGVAPRDLATWLVDALVANEAIAAAEIAGPGFVNLRIAADAQGTIVTNILDAGQTYGNSDAQGTHTINLEFVSANPTGPIHIGGTRWAAVGDALGRLLTRQGATVTREYYFNDHGAQIDRFVRSLIAAAEGKEAPEDGYAGDYIADIAKQVLTQRPDALSLPEGEAAEVFREIGVDLMFTHIKESLHEFGTDFDVFTHEDSMHTSGRVQEAIAQLRKTGNIYEKDGASWLRSSNFGDDKDRVVIKSDGNPAYIAGDIAYYLDKRERGFDLCIYMLGADHHGYIARLKAVAAALGYEADSVEVLIGQMVNLVRDGQPVRMSKRAGTVITLDDLVDAIGVDAARYALIRSSVDTSIDIDLQLWASASSENPVYYVQYAHARLCALARNAAELGLQHSTDHLELLTHEKEGALIRGLGEFGRILQNAAVLREPHRVARYLEDIAGDYHRFYDSCRVLPQGDETPGDLHAARLALCLATRQVIANGLDILGVSAPERM; encoded by the coding sequence GTGACTCCCGTCGACCTCGCCGACCTGCTACGTTCCACCGCTACCACGGTGCTGGACGAGCGAGGCCTGGACACGTCGGCGCTACCGGCCACCGTGACCGTCGAACGGCCCCGTAATCCGGAGCACGGCGACTACGCCACCAACGTGGCCCTGCAGGTTGCCAAGAAGGTCGGTGTTGCCCCGCGTGACTTGGCCACCTGGCTCGTCGATGCGCTCGTCGCCAACGAGGCCATCGCCGCCGCCGAGATCGCCGGGCCCGGGTTCGTGAACCTGCGGATCGCCGCCGATGCGCAGGGAACCATCGTCACCAACATTCTCGACGCGGGTCAGACCTACGGCAATTCGGATGCGCAGGGCACGCACACGATCAACCTGGAATTCGTATCGGCCAATCCGACAGGGCCGATCCACATCGGCGGTACCCGCTGGGCCGCAGTCGGCGATGCACTGGGCCGCCTGCTGACCCGCCAGGGTGCCACGGTCACCCGCGAGTACTACTTCAACGACCATGGTGCGCAGATCGACCGGTTTGTCCGCTCGCTCATCGCCGCGGCCGAAGGCAAGGAAGCCCCGGAGGACGGGTACGCCGGCGATTACATTGCCGATATCGCCAAGCAAGTACTCACTCAGCGTCCGGATGCGCTCTCGCTGCCGGAGGGCGAGGCCGCTGAGGTCTTTCGGGAAATCGGCGTGGACTTGATGTTCACCCACATCAAGGAGTCACTGCACGAGTTCGGCACGGACTTCGACGTTTTCACCCATGAGGACTCGATGCACACCTCCGGCAGGGTGCAGGAGGCCATTGCGCAGCTGCGTAAGACCGGCAACATCTACGAGAAGGACGGCGCGTCCTGGTTGCGTTCGAGCAACTTCGGCGACGACAAGGACCGGGTTGTCATCAAGAGTGACGGCAATCCCGCCTACATCGCCGGTGACATCGCCTACTACCTCGATAAGCGTGAGCGCGGCTTCGACCTGTGCATCTACATGCTCGGTGCCGATCATCACGGGTATATCGCGCGCCTGAAAGCCGTTGCCGCAGCGCTGGGTTACGAGGCCGATAGCGTCGAGGTGCTCATCGGCCAGATGGTCAACCTGGTACGCGACGGCCAGCCGGTCCGGATGTCCAAGCGCGCCGGCACCGTCATCACCCTCGATGACCTGGTCGACGCCATCGGAGTCGATGCCGCCCGCTACGCCTTGATCCGGTCCTCGGTGGACACCTCGATCGATATCGACCTACAGCTATGGGCTTCCGCATCGAGTGAGAACCCGGTTTACTACGTCCAATACGCGCACGCTCGACTGTGCGCACTGGCGCGCAATGCCGCCGAGTTGGGCCTGCAGCACTCGACCGATCATCTCGAGCTGCTCACCCATGAGAAGGAGGGTGCGCTCATCCGCGGGCTCGGCGAGTTCGGCCGCATCCTGCAGAACGCCGCGGTGTTGCGTGAACCGCACCGTGTCGCACGCTATTTGGAAGATATAGCCGGTGATTATCACCGGTTCTACGACTCGTGTCGGGTGCTCCCTCAGGGTGACGAAACACCTGGGGACCTGCACGCGGCACGCCTAGCGCTATGTCTTGCCACCCGGCAGGTCATCGCCAACGGCCTGGATATTCTCGGCGTGAGCGCACCGGAGCGGATGTGA
- a CDS encoding cytochrome P450, whose protein sequence is MSAPALQPEPLSTLPPAEIGACPLNHDLYPGGPTFLRWHDTKVGYLKSWRMALGAVWSTYRHTISEYIADLPGQDDVIVARAPMRKMVIVRNPELARHVLVANQDNYIKSAEYDLLAVGFGRGLVTDLNEGLWNRNRRLVQPIFAKRQVDLFAPQMAEASARTLARWDVLHEQGKAVDVTAEMNYLTMDIVAQTMFGIDLAGDMAEKMRISFARLLKLFGVGFIVGASPPLRWLVDKLATHGPDELSAHTPRLAIRALRIGASVVAPKTMRGLRWVENTIDQLIADHRSGRITRQDNLLALLMAAEDPETGARYTDLEIRDELMTFLGAGFETTAAALAWTWYLLSRNPDARAKLGEEVDRVLEGRLPTAADVENLPWTMAVINEAMRVYPPIIGLARSAKEDDVLGTYPIPAGTTVAVLIEGIHRNERVWENVEKFDPSRFLKENLQPEQRKAHMPFGAGKRMCIASGFANLEAVIGIASLAQAYELDLVPGQKPRREVTFTGGPEGEIRMQLRKRHA, encoded by the coding sequence GTGTCGGCTCCAGCGTTGCAGCCAGAACCCCTTTCCACGCTGCCACCCGCGGAGATCGGTGCATGTCCGCTCAATCATGACCTTTACCCGGGTGGCCCGACGTTCCTGCGGTGGCACGACACCAAGGTCGGCTATCTGAAGTCATGGCGTATGGCCCTGGGTGCGGTCTGGTCCACGTACCGGCACACCATCTCCGAGTACATCGCGGACCTGCCCGGCCAGGATGATGTCATCGTCGCCCGCGCACCGATGCGGAAGATGGTCATCGTCCGAAACCCCGAGTTGGCGCGCCACGTCTTGGTGGCGAATCAGGACAACTACATCAAGAGTGCCGAATATGACTTGCTGGCCGTGGGTTTCGGCCGGGGTCTGGTGACCGACCTCAATGAAGGGCTATGGAACCGCAACCGGCGGTTGGTGCAGCCGATCTTCGCCAAGCGTCAGGTCGACCTGTTCGCCCCCCAGATGGCCGAAGCGTCAGCGCGCACCCTCGCACGTTGGGACGTGCTACACGAGCAGGGTAAGGCGGTCGATGTCACCGCCGAGATGAATTACCTCACCATGGATATCGTCGCGCAGACCATGTTCGGCATCGACCTGGCCGGTGATATGGCCGAGAAGATGCGGATCAGTTTTGCGCGACTGCTCAAGCTCTTCGGCGTGGGTTTCATCGTTGGGGCCTCGCCCCCGTTGCGATGGCTGGTGGACAAGCTGGCCACTCACGGACCCGACGAATTGTCAGCGCACACACCGCGTCTGGCTATCCGGGCATTGCGTATCGGGGCATCGGTCGTCGCCCCGAAGACGATGCGGGGGCTGCGCTGGGTGGAGAACACCATCGACCAGCTGATCGCCGACCACCGCAGTGGGCGGATTACCCGGCAGGACAACTTGCTTGCGCTACTGATGGCCGCCGAAGATCCCGAGACTGGGGCGAGGTACACGGACCTGGAGATTCGTGACGAGCTGATGACCTTCCTGGGTGCGGGGTTCGAGACGACGGCTGCCGCGCTCGCCTGGACCTGGTATCTGTTGTCCCGCAACCCCGATGCCCGCGCCAAGCTCGGTGAGGAGGTCGACCGGGTGCTCGAGGGCCGGCTGCCGACGGCCGCTGATGTGGAGAACTTGCCGTGGACCATGGCGGTGATCAACGAGGCCATGCGGGTGTACCCGCCGATCATCGGTCTGGCGCGGTCTGCCAAGGAGGATGATGTGTTGGGTACTTACCCGATACCCGCTGGGACGACTGTCGCGGTTCTCATTGAGGGCATCCACCGCAACGAGCGGGTGTGGGAGAACGTGGAGAAATTCGATCCTTCACGTTTCCTCAAGGAGAACCTTCAGCCCGAACAACGCAAGGCGCACATGCCCTTTGGTGCGGGCAAGCGCATGTGCATCGCCTCGGGGTTCGCGAACCTGGAAGCCGTCATCGGGATCGCTTCGCTGGCCCAGGCATATGAATTGGATCTGGTGCCGGGTCAGAAGCCACGCCGCGAGGTGACTTTCACCGGTGGCCCCGAAGGCGAGATCCGCATGCAGCTGCGCAAACGGCACGCCTGA